A window from Xiphophorus maculatus strain JP 163 A chromosome 17, X_maculatus-5.0-male, whole genome shotgun sequence encodes these proteins:
- the morn2 gene encoding MORN repeat-containing protein 2 isoform X1 codes for MTDAAFKVSLIFPNGDKYEGECRKSESGELVRSGTGKHTSASGIIYIGEWQEDKMLGKGTLQFPSGAVYEGEFKDNAYNGSGTYTFPDGSMYKGQFYNDRLEGEGTFTDTQGLKWTGDFHGEAALGLKLLHNL; via the exons ATGACTG ACGCTGCATTCAAGGTTTCCCTCATTTTTCCAAATGGGGACAAGTATG AGGGCGAGTGTCGCAAGTCTGAATCTGGAGAGCTGGTGAGAAGTGGCACAGGAAAACACACTTCAGCCAGTGGCATCATATATATAGGAGAGTGGCAAGAGGACAAA ATGCTGGGCAAAGGGACCCTGCAGTTTCCCTCTGGGGCTGTGTATGAAGGAGAGTTCAAAGACAACGCGTACAACGGCTCTGGAACGTACACATTTCCGGACGGCTCTATGTATAAGGGCCAATTTTACAATGACAG GCTGGAGGGAGAGGGTACCTTTACTGACACACAAGGCCTGAAGTGGACTGGAGACTTCCACGGTGAAGCAGCGCTTGGTCTCAAACTGCTGCACAACCTCtag
- the morn2 gene encoding MORN repeat-containing protein 2 isoform X2, giving the protein MGTSMMLGKGTLQFPSGAVYEGEFKDNAYNGSGTYTFPDGSMYKGQFYNDRLEGEGTFTDTQGLKWTGDFHGEAALGLKLLHNL; this is encoded by the exons ATGGGGACAAGTATG ATGCTGGGCAAAGGGACCCTGCAGTTTCCCTCTGGGGCTGTGTATGAAGGAGAGTTCAAAGACAACGCGTACAACGGCTCTGGAACGTACACATTTCCGGACGGCTCTATGTATAAGGGCCAATTTTACAATGACAG GCTGGAGGGAGAGGGTACCTTTACTGACACACAAGGCCTGAAGTGGACTGGAGACTTCCACGGTGAAGCAGCGCTTGGTCTCAAACTGCTGCACAACCTCtag